In Asanoa sp. WMMD1127, one genomic interval encodes:
- a CDS encoding NADP-dependent malic enzyme, producing the protein MSAESTDDPVFRLHRGGKMAVASTVPLTSRDDLSLAYTPGVARVCEAIAADPALVDDYTWVSHTVAVVTDGSAVLGLGNIGPRAAMPVMEGKAVLFKQFGGVDAVPICLDTQDIDGIIDTVTALAPSFGGINLEDISAPRCFEIERRLDEALSIPVFHDDQHGTAIVVLAALRNAATLLERKLTDLRVVVSGAGAAGIAVSKMLIAGGVNPAEVLLVDSRGILHSDRPDLAAPAAVAKAEMAALTNPHRRAGGITEALSGADVLIGVSGGEIPEPAVAAMAPGAIVFALANPTPEVHPDVASRHAALVATGRSDFPNQINNVLAFPGVFRGALDARATRITEGMKVAAADAIAGVVADNLHPDAFVPSALDPRVAPAVAAAVAEAARRDGVARA; encoded by the coding sequence ATGTCCGCAGAGTCCACAGACGATCCAGTTTTCCGACTGCACCGCGGCGGCAAGATGGCGGTCGCCTCCACCGTCCCGCTGACGAGCCGCGACGACCTGTCGCTGGCGTACACCCCGGGTGTGGCCCGGGTCTGCGAGGCGATCGCAGCGGACCCCGCGCTGGTCGACGACTACACCTGGGTCTCTCACACGGTCGCCGTCGTGACCGACGGTTCGGCGGTCCTCGGCCTCGGCAACATCGGCCCCCGCGCCGCGATGCCGGTGATGGAAGGCAAAGCGGTGCTGTTCAAGCAGTTCGGCGGCGTCGACGCGGTGCCGATCTGTCTCGACACACAGGACATCGACGGCATCATCGACACAGTGACCGCGCTGGCGCCTAGCTTCGGCGGCATCAACCTCGAGGACATCAGCGCCCCCCGCTGCTTCGAGATCGAACGCCGCCTCGACGAGGCGCTGTCCATCCCGGTCTTCCACGACGACCAGCACGGCACGGCGATCGTCGTGCTCGCCGCCCTGCGCAACGCCGCCACCCTGCTCGAACGCAAGCTCACCGACCTGCGCGTCGTGGTCAGTGGCGCCGGCGCGGCCGGCATCGCGGTGAGCAAGATGTTGATCGCGGGCGGCGTCAACCCGGCCGAGGTGCTGCTCGTCGACTCGCGCGGCATCCTGCACTCCGACCGCCCCGACCTGGCCGCTCCGGCCGCGGTCGCCAAGGCGGAGATGGCCGCGCTGACCAACCCGCACCGCCGCGCGGGCGGCATCACCGAAGCGCTGTCGGGCGCCGACGTCCTGATCGGCGTCTCCGGCGGCGAGATCCCCGAGCCGGCGGTGGCCGCCATGGCCCCGGGCGCGATCGTGTTCGCCCTGGCCAACCCGACCCCAGAGGTCCACCCCGACGTCGCCTCCCGGCACGCCGCCCTCGTGGCGACCGGCCGCAGCGACTTCCCCAACCAGATCAACAACGTGCTGGCCTTCCCGGGCGTCTTCCGCGGCGCCCTGGATGCCCGCGCCACCCGCATCACCGAGGGCATGAAGGTCGCCGCCGCCGACGCCATCGCCGGTGTCGTCGCCGACAACCTGCACCCCGACGCCTTCGTCCCGTCCGCCCTGGACCCACGCGTGGCCCCGGCGGTCGCGGCCGCGGTCGCCGAAGCCGCCCGCCGCGACGGCGTCGCACGCGCATAA
- a CDS encoding WhiB family transcriptional regulator, producing the protein MDWRHHAACRDEDPELFFPIGTSGPALLQVEQAKAVCRRCSVTDQCLQWALESGQDAGVWGGMSEEERRAVKRRGGLRVLRAHSA; encoded by the coding sequence ATGGACTGGCGCCACCATGCTGCCTGCCGCGACGAGGACCCGGAGCTGTTCTTCCCGATCGGGACGTCCGGTCCGGCTCTGTTGCAGGTCGAGCAGGCCAAGGCCGTCTGCCGGCGGTGCTCCGTGACCGACCAGTGCCTGCAGTGGGCGCTGGAGTCCGGTCAGGACGCCGGCGTGTGGGGCGGGATGAGCGAGGAAGAGCGGCGCGCCGTGAAGCGCCGCGGCGGCCTGCGGGTCCTGCGCGCTCACTCCGCCTGA
- a CDS encoding zinc-binding dehydrogenase produces MRAAYATRFDDANPLDALAVGDQPEPEQRDGWTTVEVRASSLNHHDLWSLRGVGLREQQLPMILGCDAAGIAPGGEEVVVYPVIPTPGDPRGYTLLSEHFPGTFAERVAVPVENLVPKPADLDWADAACLPTAWLTAYRMLTTKGRVDETEAVLIQGAGGGVATAAALIALAMDKRVYVTSRDADKRERIAARGVTALEPGARLPERVGVVIETVGEATFEHSLKASAPGARIVVSGATSGHLPKLDLRRVYAMQLEILGSSMGTPGELAALLAFCADKGIRPVVDEVIGFSEVERAFARLHEGDVFGKIVLDHTR; encoded by the coding sequence ATGCGCGCTGCCTATGCCACCCGGTTCGACGACGCCAACCCGCTCGACGCGCTCGCCGTCGGTGACCAGCCCGAGCCCGAGCAGCGCGACGGCTGGACCACCGTCGAGGTGCGGGCCAGCTCGCTCAACCACCACGACCTCTGGTCGCTGCGCGGTGTCGGCCTGCGCGAGCAGCAACTCCCGATGATCCTCGGCTGCGACGCCGCCGGCATCGCGCCCGGTGGTGAGGAGGTCGTCGTGTACCCGGTGATCCCGACGCCCGGGGATCCCCGCGGCTACACCCTGCTGTCCGAGCACTTTCCGGGCACGTTCGCGGAACGCGTCGCCGTACCCGTCGAGAATCTTGTGCCCAAGCCCGCCGATCTCGACTGGGCCGACGCCGCGTGCCTGCCGACGGCGTGGCTGACCGCCTATCGGATGCTGACCACCAAGGGGCGCGTCGACGAGACCGAGGCCGTGCTGATCCAGGGCGCCGGCGGCGGGGTAGCGACGGCCGCGGCGCTGATCGCGCTGGCGATGGACAAGCGGGTCTACGTCACCAGCCGCGACGCCGACAAGCGCGAGCGGATCGCGGCCCGGGGCGTGACCGCGCTGGAGCCGGGGGCGCGGCTGCCCGAGCGGGTCGGTGTGGTGATCGAGACGGTGGGCGAGGCGACGTTCGAGCACTCGCTCAAGGCGAGCGCACCGGGCGCCCGGATCGTGGTGTCCGGCGCGACCTCGGGTCACCTGCCCAAACTCGACCTGCGCCGGGTGTACGCCATGCAGCTCGAGATCCTCGGCAGCTCCATGGGCACGCCGGGCGAGCTGGCCGCGCTGTTGGCGTTCTGCGCCGACAAGGGCATTCGGCCGGTGGTCGACGAGGTGATCGGCTTCTCGGAGGTCGAGCGGGCCTTCGCGCGTCTCCACGAGGGAGACGTGTTCGGCAAGATCGTGCTAGATCACACCCGCTAG
- a CDS encoding CbiX/SirB N-terminal domain-containing protein has translation MSLRVWLPAATGPLVLVAHGSRDPRAARANAALAAAVRRARPGTPVRLSFLDHAGPRPADVLLELEASGAARATLVPLLLTSAYHGRVDIPAALMDARAAGLRMPVALADVLGPVAGVPDPLLLAALHRRLLAATAAAGVWSPDAAPLDGVVLAAAGTRDAAARDTVETVARSLSVELGGVPCQVAYASAAAPTGDEAVAALRARGARHIAVSSYFLAPGLLHEAVVTAARSAGATILAEPLGGAPELARLVVARTATAREPVCDLAHAA, from the coding sequence ATGAGTCTCCGCGTCTGGCTCCCTGCCGCGACCGGCCCGCTGGTGCTGGTCGCGCACGGCAGCCGCGACCCGCGCGCCGCGCGCGCCAACGCGGCGCTGGCCGCGGCCGTGCGCCGTGCCCGCCCCGGCACGCCGGTGCGTCTGTCGTTCCTCGACCACGCGGGTCCGCGGCCGGCCGACGTGCTGCTGGAGCTGGAGGCGAGCGGGGCCGCGCGGGCCACGCTGGTGCCGTTGCTGCTGACCTCGGCCTATCACGGACGCGTCGACATCCCGGCCGCGCTGATGGACGCGCGGGCCGCGGGGCTGCGGATGCCGGTGGCGCTGGCCGACGTGCTCGGCCCGGTCGCCGGTGTGCCGGACCCGTTGCTGCTGGCCGCGTTGCACCGCCGGCTGCTGGCCGCGACGGCCGCGGCGGGCGTGTGGTCGCCGGACGCGGCGCCGCTCGACGGCGTCGTGCTGGCGGCGGCGGGCACGCGGGACGCGGCGGCGCGCGACACTGTGGAGACGGTGGCGCGGAGCTTGTCGGTGGAGTTGGGCGGGGTGCCGTGCCAGGTGGCGTACGCGTCGGCCGCGGCGCCGACCGGCGACGAGGCGGTGGCGGCGCTGCGAGCGCGTGGGGCGCGCCACATCGCGGTCTCGTCCTATTTCCTTGCCCCGGGCCTGTTGCACGAGGCCGTGGTCACGGCCGCCCGCTCCGCCGGGGCGACGATCCTGGCCGAGCCGCTGGGCGGCGCGCCGGAGCTGGCGCGCCTGGTGGTGGCCCGCACGGCGACGGCCCGCGAGCCGGTGTGTGACCTGGCCCACGCGGCCTGA
- a CDS encoding diacylglycerol kinase family protein — protein MRALLVVNPKATTTSERSRDVLIRALRSAADLRVEFTRRRGHAVTLVRDAALHGVDVVVTLGGDGTVNEAVNGLMGALGELPMMADTAPADRLPALAVVPGGSTNVFARAIGLPKDWVEGTGVILEGMRAGRFRTIGLGRADDRYFTFCAGFGLDAAVIRRVERARSRGRVSTAPLYLRSTASEYLATDRRHPAISLERPAETAIDELATVIIQNTTPWTYLGDRAVSPNPDASFDLGLDVLAIRQLAVASATRTVTQILSPRSNPHGRQVVQLHDIHEFTLLARRPEAFQLDGDYLGEREKVRFTSVAQALRVIC, from the coding sequence ATGCGGGCCTTGTTGGTGGTCAACCCGAAGGCCACCACGACCTCCGAACGCAGCCGCGACGTCCTGATCCGCGCGCTGCGCAGCGCGGCCGACCTGCGGGTCGAGTTCACCCGGCGACGCGGGCACGCGGTGACGCTGGTGCGCGACGCGGCCCTGCACGGTGTCGACGTCGTAGTCACCCTCGGTGGGGACGGAACGGTCAACGAGGCCGTCAACGGTCTGATGGGCGCGCTGGGCGAACTCCCGATGATGGCCGACACGGCGCCGGCCGACCGGCTGCCGGCGCTGGCCGTGGTGCCCGGCGGGTCGACGAACGTCTTCGCCCGGGCCATCGGCCTTCCGAAGGACTGGGTCGAGGGCACCGGCGTGATACTCGAGGGGATGCGCGCGGGCCGTTTCCGCACCATCGGGCTGGGGCGCGCGGACGATCGCTACTTCACTTTCTGTGCAGGCTTCGGGCTCGACGCGGCGGTCATCAGGCGGGTCGAGCGGGCCCGATCCCGGGGCCGGGTGTCGACCGCGCCGCTCTATCTGCGTTCTACGGCGAGTGAATATCTGGCCACCGATCGGCGCCACCCGGCGATCTCGCTCGAACGCCCGGCCGAGACGGCGATCGATGAACTGGCCACCGTGATCATCCAGAACACCACCCCGTGGACCTATCTCGGCGATCGGGCCGTAAGCCCCAATCCGGACGCGTCGTTCGACCTCGGACTTGACGTGCTGGCCATCCGTCAGCTAGCGGTGGCCAGTGCGACACGGACAGTTACCCAGATCCTGTCGCCGCGATCCAATCCGCATGGTCGGCAAGTTGTCCAACTCCACGACATCCACGAATTCACCCTGCTCGCGCGCCGTCCCGAAGCCTTCCAGCTCGACGGCGACTATCTCGGCGAGCGGGAAAAAGTCAGATTTACCTCCGTGGCGCAAGCGCTGAGAGTAATCTGCTGA
- a CDS encoding S24/S26 family peptidase: MASLFAALVRGPSMAPTLRDGDAVLVRRGGRPVRPGEVVVATFRSRPDLLVVKRAVRKADGGWWLQGDNEFVTDDSRAYGVADVRGRVLLRYWPRPSRLRPRIMLDT; the protein is encoded by the coding sequence GTGGCGTCACTTTTCGCCGCTCTCGTACGCGGTCCGTCGATGGCGCCCACGCTGCGTGACGGAGACGCGGTGCTGGTCCGGCGCGGCGGCCGTCCCGTCCGTCCCGGCGAAGTCGTCGTGGCCACTTTCCGCTCGCGGCCCGACCTGCTCGTCGTGAAACGCGCCGTGCGAAAAGCAGACGGCGGCTGGTGGCTCCAGGGCGACAACGAGTTCGTCACCGACGATTCCCGTGCGTACGGCGTCGCCGACGTGCGCGGACGGGTACTGCTCCGATACTGGCCGCGCCCGTCCCGGCTCCGGCCAAGGATTATGCTCGACACTTAG